The following coding sequences lie in one Chloroflexaceae bacterium genomic window:
- a CDS encoding BrnA antitoxin family protein translates to MPVNILNLHQPPGEGERARRFVTAGIGISFSRGKRGPVVPAPAGKTRITIRIDDDILEWFRAQAEQRGGGNYQTMMNIALREYINQQSLEDLLRRVVREELSNRS, encoded by the coding sequence ATGCCGGTGAATATCCTGAATCTTCATCAGCCGCCGGGCGAAGGGGAGCGTGCAAGACGTTTCGTCACAGCCGGGATCGGCATCAGCTTTTCACGAGGCAAACGCGGCCCTGTCGTTCCCGCGCCTGCGGGCAAGACGCGCATCACGATCCGTATTGATGACGATATTCTTGAATGGTTCCGTGCTCAGGCCGAGCAGCGCGGCGGCGGGAATTACCAGACCATGATGAACATCGCCTTGCGGGAGTACATCAATCAGCAGTCGCTCGAAGACCTGCTACGGCGCGTGGTGCGCGAGGAATTGAGCAACAGATCGTGA
- the panB gene encoding 3-methyl-2-oxobutanoate hydroxymethyltransferase: MRITILDVQKMKARGERIPMVTAYDYTSAQIADRAGVPLLLVGDSLGMVVLGYTSTVPVTLDEMVHHIRAVVRGSERALVIGDLPFLTYTNVDEAIAATRRVIQEGGAQAVKLEGGVAVAPIVARLVELGVPVMGHIGFTPQSVHQIGTRVQGKTAAQAARLIEDALALEAAGAFSVVLELLPAPLAREITRRLRIPTIGIGAGVDCDGQVQVWHDLLGLYSDFVPRHAKRYATLAETIGAALSSYVAEVRAGVFPTAEHSSTMDEAELRAALEQVKCQG; the protein is encoded by the coding sequence GTGCGCATCACGATCCTTGACGTGCAGAAGATGAAGGCCCGCGGCGAGCGCATCCCGATGGTAACGGCGTATGATTATACATCGGCGCAGATCGCCGATCGCGCCGGTGTGCCGCTGCTCCTGGTGGGCGACTCGCTGGGCATGGTGGTGCTCGGCTACACTTCGACTGTGCCGGTCACCCTGGATGAGATGGTACACCATATCCGGGCTGTTGTGCGTGGCAGCGAGCGGGCGCTGGTGATTGGCGATCTGCCGTTTTTAACCTACACAAATGTGGACGAGGCCATCGCAGCGACGCGGCGGGTGATCCAGGAGGGCGGAGCGCAGGCGGTCAAGCTGGAGGGGGGCGTCGCCGTAGCCCCCATTGTGGCCCGCCTGGTGGAACTGGGCGTGCCGGTGATGGGGCACATCGGGTTTACGCCGCAGTCGGTGCACCAGATCGGCACGCGGGTGCAGGGTAAGACCGCCGCGCAGGCCGCGCGCCTGATCGAGGATGCCCTGGCCCTGGAAGCGGCCGGGGCCTTCTCCGTTGTGCTGGAGTTGCTGCCCGCGCCCCTGGCGCGTGAGATTACCAGACGGCTGCGCATCCCCACCATCGGCATCGGCGCGGGCGTAGATTGTGACGGGCAGGTGCAGGTATGGCACGACCTCCTCGGTCTCTACAGCGATTTCGTGCCCCGGCACGCCAAACGCTACGCCACCCTTGCCGAGACCATCGGCGCCGCCCTGTCCAGCTATGTCGCCGAGGTGCGCGCGGGCGTTTTTCCCACTGCCGAGCATAGCTCAACCATGGACGAAGCCGAGCTGCGCGCCGCCCTTGAGCAGGTCAAGTGCCAGGGTTAA
- the panC gene encoding pantoate--beta-alanine ligase produces MQVITTVAAFRQARAAFDALGFVPTMGYLHQGHLSLIRQARAECPAVAVSIFVNPTQFGPREDFERYPRDLNRDLAMLEREAVDLVFAPSREEMYPAGYGTYVVLPAADEVLEGAARPGHFRGVATVVCKLLNIVQPARAYFGQKDAQQTVVVRQMVRDLNIPTEIVVLPTVREADGLAMSSRNTYLTPEERRAAPAIYRGLQAAEQRYLAGERNAEALRQAVIAVLEAEPLLRPEYVSVADPITLRELERVGERGALVSLAVRLGSVRLIDNVVLGASL; encoded by the coding sequence ATGCAGGTCATAACTACTGTTGCCGCCTTTCGCCAGGCCCGTGCCGCCTTCGACGCCCTGGGCTTCGTGCCGACCATGGGCTACCTGCACCAGGGGCACCTCAGCCTGATCCGCCAGGCCCGCGCGGAGTGCCCGGCGGTGGCGGTGAGCATCTTCGTCAACCCGACGCAGTTCGGCCCGCGCGAGGATTTTGAGCGCTACCCCCGCGATCTGAACCGTGATCTGGCCATGCTCGAGCGCGAGGCGGTTGACCTGGTCTTTGCCCCCTCGCGGGAAGAGATGTACCCCGCGGGCTACGGCACCTACGTGGTGCTGCCCGCCGCCGACGAAGTGCTGGAGGGCGCCGCGCGGCCGGGGCATTTTCGGGGCGTGGCGACGGTGGTGTGCAAGTTGCTGAACATCGTGCAGCCAGCGCGGGCCTACTTCGGCCAGAAAGACGCCCAGCAAACCGTGGTGGTGCGCCAGATGGTGCGCGATCTGAACATCCCCACAGAGATTGTGGTGCTGCCGACGGTGCGCGAGGCCGACGGTCTGGCGATGAGCAGCCGCAACACCTACCTCACTCCAGAGGAGCGGCGGGCGGCCCCGGCGATCTACCGCGGGTTGCAGGCCGCCGAGCAACGTTACCTGGCGGGCGAACGCAATGCCGAGGCCCTGCGCCAGGCGGTGATCGCGGTGCTCGAGGCCGAGCCGTTGCTGCGCCCCGAGTATGTCAGCGTAGCCGACCCGATCACCCTGCGCGAGCTTGAGCGCGTCGGCGAACGAGGCGCGCTGGTGTCGCTGGCGGTGCGCCTCGGCAGCGTGCGCCTGATTGATAATGTGGTGCTGGGAGCGAGCCTGTAG
- a CDS encoding M20 family metallopeptidase has protein sequence MDPVTRALAHLDTAAMETFLQQLVRTPSVYLPGVPGANEAAAADLVYEQLRAWGWAPRREEVAPGRPNVVADLRGDLGGPDDSPGPLLLLEGHTDVVTPGDPAAWSDDPFSGRIAGRRLYGRGACDMKGGLAAMLFAARALQLAGAPFRGTLRLLVPVDEEGMMLGIKAMVARGEADGAAGCIVCEPEGGELCVVQKGSLRLRLISHGRIAHGAMPRQGVNALTGMVRWLHQVLDLEEALNREHPPHPLLGPNYLSPTVIRAPHPGDASQINCLPGCCDAFLDIRTVPGVEHAALVARIAALGEAVRAEHPAFRFSVETVDDRPAVAIDPAHPLARAVAAAHTRVYGAPPPLGGVPGSTDGTILARDRGIPVVVYGPGDKWLPHQPDEYVDLDEVARAARVYIIAVLEFLGGGD, from the coding sequence ATGGACCCCGTCACCCGCGCCCTGGCGCATCTCGATACTGCAGCGATGGAGACCTTCCTGCAACAACTGGTGCGCACGCCCAGCGTGTATCTCCCCGGCGTGCCCGGCGCGAACGAAGCCGCCGCCGCCGACCTGGTGTACGAGCAATTGCGCGCCTGGGGCTGGGCGCCGCGCCGCGAGGAGGTGGCGCCGGGCCGTCCCAACGTGGTGGCCGACCTGCGCGGCGACCTGGGCGGCCCCGATGACTCGCCGGGACCGCTGCTGCTCCTCGAAGGGCACACCGACGTAGTCACCCCCGGCGACCCAGCGGCCTGGAGCGATGACCCGTTCTCCGGGCGGATCGCAGGGCGGCGGCTCTACGGGCGCGGGGCCTGCGACATGAAAGGCGGCCTGGCGGCCATGCTCTTCGCCGCCCGCGCCCTGCAACTGGCCGGAGCGCCCTTCCGGGGCACACTGCGTCTGCTCGTGCCGGTGGACGAAGAGGGGATGATGCTGGGCATCAAGGCCATGGTCGCCCGCGGCGAGGCCGACGGTGCCGCCGGCTGCATCGTCTGCGAACCCGAGGGGGGCGAGCTGTGCGTCGTCCAGAAGGGTTCCCTGCGCCTGCGGCTAATCAGCCACGGGCGCATCGCCCACGGGGCCATGCCCCGCCAGGGCGTCAACGCCCTCACCGGCATGGTGCGCTGGCTCCATCAGGTGCTCGACCTGGAGGAGGCCCTCAACCGCGAGCACCCCCCGCACCCGCTGCTCGGCCCGAACTACCTCAGCCCCACGGTCATCCGCGCGCCGCACCCCGGCGACGCCTCGCAGATCAACTGCCTGCCGGGGTGCTGCGACGCCTTCCTAGACATCCGCACCGTGCCCGGGGTGGAGCATGCCGCCCTGGTCGCGCGCATCGCCGCCCTGGGCGAAGCCGTGCGCGCCGAACACCCGGCCTTCCGCTTCAGCGTCGAAACCGTTGACGACCGCCCGGCGGTCGCCATTGACCCGGCGCACCCCCTGGCCCGCGCCGTGGCCGCGGCCCACACCCGCGTCTACGGCGCGCCCCCGCCCCTGGGCGGCGTGCCCGGCTCCACCGACGGCACCATCCTCGCCCGCGACCGGGGCATCCCCGTGGTGGTCTACGGCCCCGGCGACAAATGGCTGCCCCACCAGCCCGACGAGTACGTGGACCTCGACGAAGTGGCCCGCGCGGCCCGGGTCTACATCATTGCGGTGTTGGAGTTTCTGGGCGGGGGGGACTGA